A genomic stretch from Anaerolinea thermophila UNI-1 includes:
- the xylA gene encoding xylose isomerase, with product MSDYTPKPEHKFTFGLWTVGSTGRDPFGAPTRDALSPVELVHLLAEVGAYGVNFHDNDLVPIDATPAERDRIVRDFKNALKETGLVVPMATTNLFSDPVFKDGAFTSNDPKVRAYALQKTMQAIDLGVELGAKVYVFWGGREGTESDATKNPVDAIKRTREALNFLCEYVLDQGYDLKFALEAKPNEPRGDIYNPTTGHMLAFIETLDHPEMVGVNPEVAHEHMAGLNFLHGVAQAWEAGKLFHIDLNDQYPGRYDQDFRFGSRDLKAAFFLVKFLEDVGYSGSRHFDAHAYRTEDYEGVKDFARGCMRTYLILKEKAARFNADPEIQALLAEINATEPSLESVFGAYSREKANRLKGMTFDRVSLGKRGLKYERLDQLTIDLLLGVR from the coding sequence CGTGACCCGTTTGGTGCGCCTACCCGTGATGCCCTCAGCCCGGTGGAACTGGTGCATTTGCTGGCGGAAGTAGGCGCTTACGGTGTGAACTTTCACGATAATGACCTGGTGCCGATTGATGCCACCCCTGCCGAGCGTGACCGCATCGTGCGCGACTTCAAAAATGCGCTGAAGGAAACCGGTCTGGTTGTGCCTATGGCGACCACCAACCTTTTCAGCGATCCGGTGTTCAAGGACGGCGCTTTCACCAGCAACGACCCCAAAGTGCGCGCCTATGCCTTGCAAAAGACCATGCAAGCCATTGATCTGGGCGTGGAACTGGGGGCGAAGGTGTATGTCTTCTGGGGCGGGCGCGAAGGCACGGAAAGCGATGCCACCAAGAACCCCGTGGATGCCATCAAGCGCACCCGCGAAGCCCTCAACTTCCTCTGCGAGTATGTGCTGGATCAGGGCTATGACCTGAAGTTTGCTCTGGAAGCCAAACCCAACGAACCGCGCGGCGATATCTACAACCCCACCACCGGACACATGCTGGCGTTCATTGAGACTCTCGATCACCCGGAGATGGTAGGTGTCAACCCGGAGGTGGCTCATGAGCATATGGCAGGGTTGAATTTCCTGCACGGCGTGGCGCAGGCATGGGAAGCGGGCAAACTCTTCCACATTGACCTCAACGACCAGTACCCCGGGCGCTATGATCAGGACTTCCGCTTTGGCTCGCGTGACCTCAAAGCCGCCTTCTTCCTGGTGAAATTCCTTGAGGATGTGGGGTATAGCGGCTCGCGCCACTTTGACGCTCACGCCTACCGCACTGAGGACTACGAGGGCGTCAAAGACTTTGCCCGCGGGTGTATGCGCACTTACCTTATTCTCAAAGAAAAAGCCGCCCGCTTCAACGCCGATCCTGAAATTCAAGCCTTGCTGGCGGAAATCAACGCCACTGAGCCGTCGCTGGAGAGCGTCTTCGGAGCCTACTCGCGCGAAAAAGCCAATCGCCTTAAGGGTATGACCTTTGACCGTGTGTCACTGGGTAAACGCGGGTTGAAGTATGAGCGCCTGGACCAGTTGACCATTGATTTGCTGTTGGGTGTGCGATAA
- a CDS encoding MarR family winged helix-turn-helix transcriptional regulator — protein MPTHYQGDPQIKLALDTFIKFTRASSALESYLFHDGILEGLTPSQFGVLETLYHLGPLCQGEISHKLLKSTGNITLVLDNLEKRGLIERQRSREDRRMVTIVLTEAGRELIERVFPRQAALIAEAFSPLSSEEQRTLGELCKKLGLALQQKNSPHLTHIHSTP, from the coding sequence ATGCCAACCCATTATCAGGGCGACCCTCAAATCAAACTGGCTCTGGACACTTTCATCAAGTTCACCCGAGCCTCCAGCGCTTTGGAGTCTTACCTCTTCCACGATGGCATCCTCGAAGGGCTGACACCTTCGCAATTTGGCGTGCTGGAAACACTCTATCACCTTGGCCCGCTCTGCCAGGGGGAAATCAGCCATAAACTGCTCAAGTCCACCGGCAACATTACCCTGGTGCTGGATAACCTGGAAAAGCGCGGTTTGATTGAGCGCCAGCGCAGTCGTGAAGACCGCCGCATGGTGACCATTGTGCTGACTGAAGCCGGGCGCGAACTCATCGAGCGGGTTTTTCCCCGTCAGGCGGCGCTGATTGCCGAAGCCTTCTCGCCGCTCTCTTCGGAGGAACAGCGCACGCTCGGGGAATTGTGCAAAAAATTGGGTCTTGCCCTTCAGCAAAAAAATTCTCCCCATCTTACCCATATTCATTCTACGCCTTAG
- a CDS encoding YceI family protein, whose protein sequence is MSWQIDTAHTQIQFTVRHLMISKVRGWFEKFSGTVNLDESNPENTSVDVVIDAASINTREPQRDAHLRSADFLDAEHYPHLTFKSTRVERTGERTARLYGDLTIRGVTKPVVLDVTFNGMLTNPWGMTSAGFSATTTINRKDWGLEWNVALEAGGWLVGDEVEIAIEAELIKVVAEQPA, encoded by the coding sequence ATGTCCTGGCAAATTGATACTGCCCACACCCAAATTCAGTTCACCGTTCGCCATTTGATGATTAGCAAAGTGCGCGGGTGGTTTGAGAAGTTCAGCGGAACGGTTAACCTGGATGAGAGCAACCCGGAAAACACCAGCGTGGATGTGGTGATTGATGCCGCCAGCATTAATACCCGTGAGCCTCAGCGCGACGCTCACCTGCGCTCTGCGGACTTTCTGGACGCTGAACATTATCCGCATCTGACCTTCAAAAGCACGCGGGTAGAGCGCACCGGTGAACGTACAGCCCGATTGTATGGCGATCTCACCATCCGAGGGGTCACCAAGCCCGTGGTGCTGGATGTGACCTTCAACGGCATGCTCACCAATCCTTGGGGTATGACCAGCGCCGGTTTCAGCGCCACGACGACCATCAACCGCAAGGATTGGGGTCTGGAATGGAATGTTGCCCTTGAAGCAGGCGGCTGGCTGGTTGGCGATGAGGTGGAAATCGCCATTGAAGCCGAACTGATTAAAGTGGTTGCCGAGCAACCTGCCTGA
- a CDS encoding insulinase family protein, with amino-acid sequence MSSSVHGFELLRDERIPEINSRARLYRHIRTGAELLSLENDDENKVFGITFRTLPMDDTGLPHIMEHSVLCGSRKYPVKEPFVELMKGSLNTFLNAMTYPDKTCYPVASQNLQDFYNLVDVYLDAVFNPLLSPYTLKQEGWHYALENPEDEMTFKGVVFNEMKGSYSSPDSLIYDQVIRQLFPDTPYGLDSGGDPEKIPNLTYEQFLYYHRTFYHPSNARIFFYGDDAPEKRLQMIDAYLQNFEYKQVPSVIPLQARASQPRRVRLPYEVGTEEEAPRHFIALSWMLPEVPDAHEALTLSLLEHVLIGTPASPLRKALIESGLGEDLTAANLTLDLRQPVFSVGLKGVASENLERVEALILETLQQLADSGVDAETLWASLNTLEFRLREQNTGSYPRGLFVMLQALALWLYDKDPIEALRFEAPLRNLRQRLTQGERLLEERIRRLLLENPHRVTVILDPDPALAERRATAERDRLEQARAAMSPEQLQQVVEETRELKRRQETPDSPEALATIPTLKLSDLEREIRRIPSEEHTLAGIPTLYHDLFTNGIVYLDLAFNLRVIPQEWLGLLPLFGRALTEMGTARQSYVQLIQSIGQKTGGIWTQLFLSAAPERKDAEAWLVLRAKAMLEQTPDLMALLQEILTSVRLDDAERFRQMVLEEKASLETRLIYSGHRMAATRLRAGLDEAGWLSEQTGGVSYLFFLRQLAREVEQNWAEVQARLEGIRDRLLQRQGLRANVTVHREGWQTVQPALSDFLAALPQRAVLPSQWTVQAPPAQEGLIIPSQVNYVGKGGNLFEAGYTLHGSMYAITQYLNATYFWERVRVQGGAYGGFCSFDPYSGAFLMLSYRDPNLLKTLEAYDQLAQYLRTLHIEESERVKAIIGAIGELDAYQLPDAKGYTAFVRALLGITDERRQRLRDELLNTQPEDFRRLADAVENLAHHGRIAVLGTEPALQEAAQVRGLNLQRIL; translated from the coding sequence ATGAGTTCATCTGTTCATGGTTTTGAATTGCTTCGGGATGAGCGCATCCCCGAAATCAACAGCCGTGCCCGTCTTTACCGTCACATCCGCACGGGCGCGGAACTGCTCTCTCTGGAGAACGACGACGAAAACAAAGTCTTTGGGATTACCTTCCGCACCCTGCCCATGGATGATACTGGTTTGCCGCACATTATGGAGCATTCTGTCCTGTGCGGTTCGCGCAAGTATCCGGTCAAAGAGCCGTTTGTGGAGTTGATGAAAGGCTCGCTCAATACCTTTCTCAACGCCATGACCTATCCGGATAAAACCTGCTATCCGGTAGCCAGCCAGAATCTGCAGGATTTCTACAATCTGGTGGATGTCTATCTGGATGCGGTGTTCAACCCCCTGCTTTCGCCCTACACCCTGAAGCAGGAAGGCTGGCATTACGCATTGGAAAACCCCGAAGACGAGATGACCTTCAAGGGCGTTGTTTTCAATGAGATGAAGGGCAGTTATTCCTCGCCCGACAGTCTCATCTATGACCAGGTCATCCGGCAGTTGTTCCCCGATACGCCCTATGGGCTGGACAGCGGCGGCGACCCCGAGAAGATTCCTAACCTGACGTACGAGCAGTTCCTCTACTATCATCGCACTTTCTACCATCCCTCTAATGCGCGCATTTTCTTCTACGGCGATGACGCTCCCGAAAAGCGCCTGCAAATGATAGACGCTTACCTGCAGAATTTTGAGTACAAGCAGGTGCCTTCAGTGATTCCTCTGCAAGCCCGCGCCAGTCAACCGCGGCGGGTGCGCCTGCCCTACGAGGTGGGGACAGAGGAAGAAGCCCCGCGACACTTCATCGCCCTCTCGTGGATGCTTCCCGAAGTGCCTGATGCTCACGAGGCGCTCACCCTCTCTTTGCTGGAGCATGTCCTGATTGGTACGCCGGCATCGCCCCTGCGCAAGGCGCTGATTGAGTCGGGCTTGGGCGAAGACCTGACCGCTGCTAACCTGACGCTGGATTTGCGCCAGCCGGTTTTCTCGGTGGGGTTGAAGGGGGTAGCCTCTGAAAATCTGGAGCGTGTCGAAGCCCTGATTCTGGAGACGCTTCAGCAGTTAGCCGACTCTGGCGTAGATGCCGAGACCCTGTGGGCATCGCTGAACACCCTGGAGTTCCGCCTGCGCGAGCAAAACACCGGTTCGTACCCGCGAGGCTTGTTTGTCATGTTGCAGGCGCTGGCGTTGTGGCTGTACGACAAAGACCCCATTGAAGCCCTGCGCTTTGAAGCCCCGCTTCGCAACCTGCGTCAGCGCCTCACTCAGGGGGAACGCCTGCTCGAAGAGCGCATCCGCCGCCTGCTTCTGGAGAATCCTCACCGCGTCACGGTGATTCTCGACCCCGACCCGGCACTTGCCGAACGGCGCGCGACTGCCGAACGCGACCGTCTGGAGCAAGCCCGCGCGGCGATGTCTCCGGAACAACTTCAGCAGGTAGTCGAAGAAACCCGCGAGTTGAAGCGCCGTCAGGAAACCCCCGACTCGCCTGAAGCGCTGGCAACCATCCCGACCCTGAAACTGAGCGACCTGGAGCGTGAAATCCGCCGCATTCCCAGCGAAGAGCATACCCTGGCGGGCATTCCCACCCTGTACCATGACCTGTTTACCAACGGCATTGTGTATCTGGATCTGGCGTTCAACCTGCGCGTCATCCCGCAGGAATGGCTGGGACTGCTCCCGCTCTTTGGGCGCGCCCTCACCGAAATGGGTACTGCCCGGCAGTCTTACGTGCAGTTGATTCAGAGCATCGGACAGAAAACCGGCGGCATCTGGACGCAGTTGTTCCTCTCCGCCGCGCCGGAGCGTAAGGATGCCGAAGCCTGGCTGGTGCTTCGCGCCAAAGCCATGCTGGAGCAGACGCCCGACCTGATGGCGCTGTTGCAGGAAATTTTGACCAGCGTGCGCCTGGACGATGCTGAGCGCTTCCGTCAAATGGTGCTGGAGGAAAAAGCCTCGCTGGAAACCCGCCTGATTTACAGCGGTCACCGCATGGCGGCAACCCGCCTGCGCGCCGGTCTGGACGAAGCCGGCTGGCTCAGCGAGCAGACCGGCGGGGTGTCTTACCTGTTCTTCCTGCGCCAGTTGGCACGCGAGGTGGAACAGAACTGGGCAGAGGTGCAGGCACGACTGGAAGGCATCCGTGACCGCTTGTTACAACGGCAGGGCTTGCGCGCTAATGTCACCGTGCACCGTGAGGGCTGGCAGACGGTTCAGCCCGCGCTGAGCGATTTCCTCGCCGCTTTGCCTCAGCGGGCTGTACTTCCGTCGCAGTGGACGGTGCAGGCGCCGCCTGCGCAGGAAGGGCTGATCATCCCTTCTCAGGTGAATTATGTGGGCAAAGGCGGCAACCTCTTTGAAGCCGGGTACACCCTGCACGGCTCGATGTATGCCATTACCCAGTACCTCAACGCCACCTACTTTTGGGAGCGGGTGCGCGTGCAGGGCGGCGCCTATGGCGGCTTTTGTTCCTTTGACCCATACTCCGGCGCGTTTTTGATGCTTTCCTACCGCGATCCCAACCTGCTGAAGACGCTGGAGGCTTACGATCAACTGGCGCAGTACCTGCGCACCCTGCACATCGAAGAGAGTGAGCGGGTCAAAGCCATCATCGGCGCCATTGGTGAACTGGACGCCTATCAACTGCCGGACGCCAAAGGGTACACGGCTTTCGTGCGCGCTCTGCTGGGCATCACCGACGAGCGCCGTCAGCGTCTGCGTGACGAACTGCTGAATACTCAGCCGGAGGATTTCCGCCGTCTGGCGGATGCGGTGGAGAACCTGGCGCATCACGGGCGGATTGCCGTGCTGGGCACCGAGCCTGCCCTGCAGGAAGCGGCTCAGGTGCGCGGTTTGAACCTGCAACGAATCCTTTAA
- a CDS encoding polyphosphate kinase 2 family protein encodes MERYFIKPGEKVRLKDWSPDPPKDFEGDKESTRAAVAELNRKLEVLQERLYAERKHKVLVILQGMDTSGKDGVIRSVFEGVNPQGVKVANFKVPTQEELDHDYLWRVHKVVPGKGEIVIFNRSHYEDVLVVRVHNLVPPEVWKKRYEQINQFERLLHETGTTILKFFLFISREEQKQRLLERLADPAKHWKFNPGDLKERALWEEYEKAYEDVLSRTSTEYAPWILVPADKKWYRDWVISRVLVETLEGLEIQLPPPLADAETYRRQLLEEDAPESR; translated from the coding sequence ATGGAACGGTATTTCATCAAACCTGGGGAGAAAGTCAGGCTGAAGGACTGGTCTCCCGACCCGCCCAAAGATTTCGAGGGCGATAAGGAAAGTACCCGCGCGGCGGTTGCCGAACTCAACCGCAAACTGGAAGTGCTTCAGGAACGCCTGTACGCCGAACGCAAGCACAAGGTGCTGGTGATTCTGCAGGGCATGGATACCAGCGGTAAAGATGGTGTCATCCGCTCGGTGTTTGAGGGCGTCAATCCGCAGGGCGTCAAGGTGGCAAACTTCAAAGTGCCCACCCAGGAAGAACTGGATCACGATTACCTCTGGCGGGTGCACAAAGTAGTGCCGGGTAAGGGCGAAATCGTCATCTTCAACCGCAGTCACTACGAGGATGTGCTGGTGGTGCGGGTGCATAACCTGGTCCCGCCCGAGGTGTGGAAGAAGCGTTACGAGCAGATTAACCAGTTTGAACGTCTGTTGCACGAGACCGGCACCACCATTCTCAAGTTCTTCCTCTTCATCAGCAGGGAAGAACAAAAACAGCGTTTGCTGGAACGCCTGGCAGACCCGGCAAAACACTGGAAGTTCAACCCCGGCGATTTGAAAGAGCGCGCTCTCTGGGAAGAATACGAAAAAGCCTATGAGGACGTGCTATCCCGTACCAGCACCGAATACGCGCCGTGGATTCTGGTTCCGGCGGATAAGAAGTGGTACCGCGACTGGGTCATCAGCCGGGTGCTGGTGGAAACGCTGGAAGGGCTGGAGATTCAACTGCCGCCGCCTCTGGCAGATGCCGAGACCTACCGCCGTCAACTGCTGGAAGAAGATGCGCCGGAAAGCCGGTGA
- a CDS encoding ribonuclease Z, producing MSQIQVTLLGTNGWFDTHTGNTPSVLVQAPDFDVILDAGYGFAKLDRFIRGDRPAFCFLSHFHLDHLIGLHTLAKYQFQHGLTIIGQPGTKWALDSLLSPVYSVPLTGLRYPVHIVETQPGWIEGLPFEAQALPLIHSQPCFGYRLQIAGKTLAYCTDTGYCENAVKLARQADLLLTECSQAPGTPHNDEWPHLSPTEAARIAREAEARQLVLIHFDPTQYPSLEDRIHAETEARKVFSSVTAGRDEMQFTLA from the coding sequence ATGAGCCAGATACAGGTCACTCTTCTCGGCACGAACGGTTGGTTTGACACCCACACGGGGAATACTCCCAGTGTGCTGGTGCAAGCCCCCGATTTTGATGTCATTCTGGACGCCGGTTATGGCTTTGCCAAACTCGACCGCTTCATCCGCGGCGACCGTCCGGCGTTTTGTTTCCTCAGTCACTTTCATCTTGACCACTTAATCGGTTTGCATACCCTTGCCAAGTACCAGTTCCAGCATGGGTTGACCATCATCGGACAGCCCGGCACAAAGTGGGCGCTGGACTCTTTGCTTTCGCCGGTGTATTCGGTGCCGTTGACCGGATTGCGGTATCCGGTTCATATTGTCGAGACGCAACCCGGCTGGATTGAAGGCTTGCCCTTTGAGGCGCAGGCACTGCCTTTGATTCACTCTCAGCCCTGTTTTGGGTATCGCCTGCAGATAGCGGGTAAAACGCTGGCATACTGCACCGATACCGGTTACTGCGAGAACGCCGTCAAACTGGCGCGGCAGGCTGACCTGTTGCTCACCGAGTGTTCCCAGGCACCTGGAACGCCGCACAATGACGAATGGCCCCATCTTTCCCCCACTGAGGCCGCACGGATTGCCCGTGAAGCGGAAGCCCGCCAACTGGTGTTGATTCACTTTGATCCTACCCAGTATCCTTCCCTCGAAGACCGCATCCATGCCGAAACCGAAGCCCGCAAGGTGTTTTCCAGTGTCACTGCCGGGCGGGATGAAATGCAATTCACGCTGGCATGA
- a CDS encoding tetratricopeptide repeat protein, which produces MDLSLLDRIEQQLADASTPLNELRRLSIELDDAMHESDFATLPESERTRAQRLFQELRGRLRGGEVKPVPETPLRGAAATEASAHPSPTRPRGEERQHNPYAQETMEEAERLFYGGRYADAIRLYDQVLAIEPDWERARQHRNEAEGYLRTGYIPAVALPAEAASAFGKAQSAARLGRYQDALALLQRAQNILQQYGIQRWQEGTEFEQKLQQNIDAENVFNEGLQLFAQGQLEEGIDRVETAAQATGLPRYHERLQTLLREREQIQSSAEALNATVLDPRAVTQAKTNIETLVLKYGENPTLQKLRAQLETAIPRLASSLMEQARQLRAQAVRAQTLETARSRIRQARQLLDQLTGLGYQSDEFSELQREVEKTFQEISRYEDTLEQTRAVLETNPNWPSAAARMSADLRARFPNDPNIIELNKALSVYTSTLLGLKIAGAALALALVVFLIWLGVGQVRGYILSLTPTATATPTATATPTRTATPTATVTPTPRPTETPTITPTPLTATLARRVWARNGCYEEFTGIAQIPEGAVVRLLPAERRFDTLSRECLLVEYVGETRTIIGWILIADLAR; this is translated from the coding sequence ATGGACCTTTCTTTACTTGACCGAATTGAACAACAACTGGCAGATGCCAGTACCCCCTTGAACGAACTGCGCCGGCTCTCCATTGAACTGGACGATGCCATGCACGAGAGCGATTTTGCCACTCTGCCGGAATCTGAACGCACCCGCGCCCAGCGCCTGTTTCAGGAACTGCGAGGGCGGTTGCGCGGCGGCGAGGTGAAACCCGTGCCTGAAACGCCTCTGCGCGGCGCAGCGGCAACGGAAGCCTCGGCTCATCCCAGCCCCACCCGTCCGCGCGGCGAGGAACGCCAGCACAACCCTTACGCTCAGGAAACCATGGAAGAAGCCGAGCGCCTCTTTTACGGCGGGCGCTACGCCGATGCCATCCGCCTGTATGACCAGGTGCTTGCCATTGAGCCCGACTGGGAGCGCGCCCGCCAGCACCGCAACGAAGCCGAGGGCTACCTGCGCACGGGCTACATCCCGGCAGTGGCACTGCCTGCGGAAGCCGCCTCGGCGTTCGGCAAAGCCCAGTCGGCGGCGCGGCTTGGACGCTATCAGGATGCCCTGGCGCTGCTTCAGCGCGCCCAGAACATCCTTCAGCAGTACGGCATCCAGCGCTGGCAGGAAGGCACCGAGTTCGAGCAGAAACTTCAGCAGAACATTGATGCCGAGAATGTCTTCAACGAAGGCTTGCAGTTGTTCGCGCAGGGACAACTGGAAGAGGGCATTGACCGCGTGGAGACGGCGGCGCAAGCCACCGGTTTGCCCCGCTACCACGAGCGCCTGCAAACCCTTTTGCGCGAACGCGAACAGATTCAGTCCAGTGCTGAAGCCCTCAACGCCACCGTGCTGGACCCCCGCGCAGTGACTCAAGCAAAAACGAACATTGAAACGCTGGTGCTGAAGTACGGCGAAAACCCCACCCTGCAAAAACTGCGCGCCCAACTGGAAACCGCCATCCCGCGGCTGGCGTCCAGCCTTATGGAGCAGGCGCGGCAGTTGCGCGCTCAGGCAGTACGGGCGCAAACGCTGGAAACGGCACGCAGTCGTATCCGCCAGGCGCGCCAGTTGCTCGATCAATTGACCGGACTGGGCTATCAGAGTGACGAGTTTAGCGAACTTCAGCGCGAGGTGGAAAAAACCTTTCAGGAAATCTCCCGCTACGAAGATACGCTGGAGCAGACCCGCGCTGTGCTGGAGACTAACCCCAACTGGCCCTCGGCGGCGGCGCGCATGAGCGCCGACCTGCGGGCGCGTTTTCCCAACGACCCCAACATCATTGAACTGAACAAAGCCCTTTCGGTGTACACCAGTACCCTGCTGGGCTTGAAGATTGCCGGCGCGGCGCTGGCGCTGGCGCTGGTGGTTTTCCTCATCTGGCTGGGGGTAGGCCAGGTGCGCGGGTACATTCTTTCCCTCACCCCCACGGCAACGGCGACGCCCACGGCAACCGCCACCCCTACCCGCACGGCAACCCCCACGGCAACCGTTACTCCCACCCCGCGCCCTACTGAGACACCTACCATCACCCCTACGCCGTTGACGGCAACACTGGCGCGGCGGGTATGGGCGCGCAACGGCTGTTATGAGGAGTTTACCGGCATTGCTCAGATTCCCGAAGGCGCCGTGGTGCGCCTGCTCCCTGCCGAGCGGCGTTTCGATACCCTCTCGCGCGAGTGTCTGCTGGTGGAATACGTGGGTGAAACCCGTACCATCATTGGCTGGATTTTGATTGCCGATCTGGCAAGGTAA
- a CDS encoding TIGR00266 family protein, translating into MSEYTNTAGQRLDLPEPVVSLSGRTMGGADYQIIGTVMQALTLRMKPGMGFYTEVGSLSWMSQGVRMDTNLGKGGLMGALGRMFTGESLFVVNYTAEIDGAMATFSCDFPGKIVPVNLAQGQAMIAQKDTLLVAEQSVSLSIAFQKRLGAGLFGGEGFILQKFEGPGTFFASFDGEIVEYTLQPGQKMLVDTGHLAMFEPTVTYDVQMVKGVKNLLFGGEGLFLVSLTGPGRIWLQTMPMSKLAGAIHKFMPSAEGKSQGPGLNINLGG; encoded by the coding sequence ATGAGCGAATACACCAACACTGCCGGTCAGCGGTTGGATTTACCCGAACCGGTCGTCTCCCTTTCCGGGCGCACCATGGGCGGGGCAGATTATCAGATCATCGGCACGGTGATGCAAGCCCTCACCCTGCGCATGAAACCGGGCATGGGCTTTTACACTGAGGTCGGCTCGCTCTCATGGATGAGTCAGGGCGTGCGCATGGACACCAACCTGGGCAAAGGCGGTTTGATGGGCGCGCTGGGGCGCATGTTTACAGGCGAATCGCTCTTTGTGGTCAACTACACTGCCGAAATCGACGGGGCTATGGCAACCTTCTCGTGCGACTTTCCTGGAAAAATCGTGCCAGTCAACCTGGCGCAGGGACAAGCCATGATTGCCCAAAAGGACACCCTGCTGGTAGCCGAGCAAAGCGTCAGCCTGAGCATTGCTTTCCAGAAGCGTCTGGGGGCGGGCTTGTTTGGCGGCGAGGGCTTCATTCTGCAAAAGTTTGAGGGTCCCGGCACCTTCTTTGCCAGTTTTGATGGCGAAATCGTCGAGTACACCCTGCAACCCGGGCAGAAGATGCTGGTGGATACGGGGCATCTGGCAATGTTTGAGCCAACGGTAACCTACGATGTGCAGATGGTCAAAGGGGTAAAGAACCTGCTCTTCGGCGGTGAGGGGTTGTTCCTGGTCAGCCTGACCGGACCGGGGCGCATCTGGCTGCAGACCATGCCGATGTCCAAACTGGCTGGAGCCATTCACAAATTCATGCCCTCTGCTGAAGGAAAAAGCCAGGGTCCAGGGCTGAACATCAACCTGGGCGGGTAG
- a CDS encoding alpha/beta hydrolase, whose translation MEEILSLPIRGMDGAPLTNTFFRQKEEASELAVFFPGRGYTCAMPVLYYPTRLMVQRGADALTIEYNATREAGFDQLDMEERLRRLGNDARNAVEVALTQRKYQRVVLFGKSLGSLVLAWLLVHEPELLHATYVWLTPLVRVPFLREAVRRAKPQSLFIAGDADPLFDSDAMQDLMKQGDFHLLVLSGANHSLEIEGDLEATLKGMSLMLRTLDEFLQKG comes from the coding sequence ATGGAAGAGATTCTTTCTTTACCCATACGAGGAATGGATGGTGCTCCCCTGACCAATACCTTCTTCCGTCAGAAAGAGGAAGCCAGTGAACTGGCGGTTTTCTTCCCGGGACGCGGCTACACCTGCGCCATGCCCGTCCTGTACTACCCCACCCGTTTAATGGTGCAACGCGGCGCCGATGCCCTGACCATCGAGTACAACGCCACCCGGGAAGCCGGCTTTGACCAACTGGACATGGAAGAACGCCTGCGCCGTTTGGGCAACGATGCCCGCAACGCCGTCGAAGTGGCTCTGACGCAACGAAAATACCAGCGGGTGGTGCTGTTCGGCAAATCGCTGGGCAGTCTGGTGCTGGCATGGCTTCTGGTACACGAACCGGAGTTACTTCACGCCACCTATGTATGGCTCACCCCGCTGGTGCGTGTGCCGTTCCTGCGCGAAGCCGTGCGCCGAGCCAAACCCCAATCGCTATTCATCGCCGGGGATGCTGACCCACTCTTCGATTCTGATGCCATGCAGGACTTGATGAAACAGGGCGATTTTCATCTGCTGGTGCTGTCCGGCGCTAACCATAGTCTGGAAATTGAGGGAGACCTTGAGGCTACCCTGAAAGGGATGTCGCTCATGTTGCGCACGCTGGACGAGTTCCTACAGAAAGGTTGA